One genomic region from Colletotrichum lupini chromosome 7, complete sequence encodes:
- a CDS encoding endothiapepsin, with amino-acid sequence MATTWQDECVPTGSRTENQGNDALERLACRDRPRQYLYIASTSFFPSEQALSLRDVKYSQPSHMSGDSAEDSSGVIQLCHTFSDSLVLLVSVLDFERQDTLDLAGCAAATNRGLGTQRTVTGVRHCDLVDLADRGRMPDLQCFGSQAYGHRGRLTSPAYSVIYGCASLGDFRLVDGRQTRTIQPLAPTSGPRRQARKVFEHFETAEKVDLCVATMGSELGKSLCAYLSRTLRASKPFVFLVSLSPYSSHLASLLRQTFHLPQVALRFTKPAAVAAFVPFASHLVDAAPRKLEISTLGGAAFRIEQAPNPDFYYGNRRGPIALARAYSKFGQQIPDDLLGLIDQILGELGLLNGGKGNGGRKGGKGGGKGKGKGGKGGNAGAGGSKGNGTTTTPGGGGNKGNGTKTPPGGEVAAIPAEFDSQYLCPVQIGTPPQTIPLNFDTGSSDLWVFSSETPITQVAGQTVYNINASTSAKVLQGASWSISYGDGSSSQGNVFMDTVTIGGVTVESQAVESATQVSSSFSRNKNQSGLVGLAFGNINTVKPAKQKTFFENAMNNLAMPLFTANLKKAAAGNYNFGFLDSTEYTGDITFVPANTTQGFWQFTAQGFAVGSNGSAPTSAPHAAIADTGTTLMLLPDAIVSAYYQRIASAKYDATNGGFVFNCKDTIPSFTVDMGKYQAVVPGDFMKFAPVDGQTVETSTTCFGGIQSSAGLPFAIYGDVFLKSQFVVFHGGNKELGSGHHRRHVHLLICNLLIKKVSSRLFLGTSGSPPTHSPLPVPPPSPPFSHPNIQATLTRTVNPSSTTFFFIRIPAPGDAPGTH; translated from the exons ATGGCCACTACCTGGCAAGATGAATGTGTCCCAACAGGATCTCGGACGGAAAATCAAGGCAACGACGCCTTGGAGAGATTAGCTTGCAGAGATCGACCTCGCCAA TATCTCTA TATTGCATCGACCAGCTTTTTCCCTTCGGAACAAGCATTGTCTCTCCGTGATGTCAAATACTCACAACCGTCGCACATGTCCGGGGATTCGGCCGAAGACTCAAGTGGTGTCATCCAA CTATGCCACACCTTCTCCGACTCCCTTGTTCTGCTCGTCTCCGTATTAGACTTTGAACGTCAAGATAC TCTTGACCTAGCTGGATGCGCTGCGGCTACAAACAGGGGTCTGGGAACCCAACGAACCGTCACGGGAGTTCGGCATTGCGACTTGGTTGACCTTGCTGACAGGGGTCGCATGCCTGACTTACAGTGTTTCGGAAGCCAAGCATACGGCCATAGAGGCCGCCTCACGAGTCCGGCGTACAGT GTCATCTACGGATGCGCCTCTTTGGGAGACTTTCGACTCGTCGATGGCAGGCAGACTCGAACGATTCAGCCCCTGGCGCCTACATCAGGTCCTCGTCGCCAGGCCCGGAAA GTATTCGAGCATTTCGAAACGGCTGAGAAGGTCGATCTATGCGTTGCTACAATGGGAAGCGAACTTGGCAAAAGCTTGTGTGCTTATCTCTCCAGGACGCTCCGCGCTTCCAAGCCCTTTGTTTTCCTTGTGTCACTATCTCCATACT CTTCTCATCTGGCTTCACTCCTTCGCCAGACCTTTCATCTACCCCAAGTGGCCCTGCGTTTCACCAAACCAGCTGCAGTGGCAGCATTCGTTCCCTTTGCTTCTCATCTAGTAGATGCGGCACCTCGAAAATTAGAAATTTCCACTCTAGGCGGCGCGGCCTTCCGAATCGAGCAGGCTCCCAATCCCGACTTTTACTATGGAAACAGGCGAGGGCCCATCGCACTGGCCAGAGCTTATTCCAAGTTCGGGCAGCAGATTCCCGACGATCTACTAGGGCTCATTGATCAAATCCTCGGAGAGCTTGGGTTGCTGAACGGAGGCAAAGGCAATGGCGGTCGTAAAGGGGGTAAGGGTGGCGGCAAAGGAAAGGGTAAGGGAGGGAAAGGAGGCAatgctggtgctggtggtTCCAAGGGCAATGGTACAACCACTACTCCCGGAGGTGGAGGTAACAAAGGCAATGGCACGAAGACACCTCCAGGTG GAGAGGTTGCGGCGATTCCCGCCGAGTTCGACAGCCAGTATCTCTGCCCTGTCCAGATCGGCACACCGCCCCAGACTATCCCGCTCAACTTCGATACCGGGTCCTCGGATCTATGGGTCTTCAGTAGCGAGACACCCATAACCCAAGTCGCGGGGCAGACAGTGTATAACATCAACGCCAGTACAAGTGCCAAAGTCCTCCAGGGTGCTTCTTGGTCGATCTCCTATGGCGACGGTAGCTCGTCCCAAGGTAATGTTTTCATGGACACCGTCACGATCGGCGGCGTGACTGTAGAGAGCCAAGCAGTCGAGTCTGCTACTCAAGTGTCTTCGTCATTTTCCCGAAACAAGAACCAGTCTGGTCTTGTCGGACTTGCCTTTGGCAACATCAACACCGTCAAGCCTGCCAAGCAGAAAACCTTTTTCGAGAATGCAATGAACAATCTCGCCATGCCACTGTTCACAGCAAACCTCAAGAAGGCAGCTG CTGGAAACTACAACTTTGGCTTCCTCGACTCGACAGAGTACACGGGCGACATCACCTTCGTCCCCGCCAACACGACGCAAGGCTTCTGGCAATTCACAGCCCAAGGCTTCGCCGTCGGCTCCAACGGCAGCGCGCCCACCTCGGCCCCTCACGCCGCCATCGCGGACACGGGCACGACGCTCATGCTGCTGCCCGACGCCATCGTCTCGGCGTACTACCAACGCATCGCGAGCGCAAAGTACGACGCGACCAACGGAGGCTTCGTCTTCAACTGCAAGGACACGATACCGTCCTTCACGGTCGACATGGGCAAGTACCAGGCCGTCGTCCCGGGTGACTTTATGAAGTTTGCTCCCGTCGACGGGCAGACGGTTGAGACTTCGACGACGTGCTTTGGGGGTATACAGAGCTCTGCGGGTTTGCCCTTTGCGATTTACGGGGACGTTTTCCTAAAGTCGCAGTTTGTGGTGTTTCATGGCGGAAATAAGGAGTTGGG CAGCGGCCATCATAGACGGCATGTTCATTTGCTTATTTG TAACCTGCTCATCAAGAAGGTATCCAGCCGTCTCTTTCTTGGAACTTCAGGCTCCCCACCCACACATTCACCACTCCCAGTGccgcccccctccccccctttTTCTCATCCCAACATTCAAGCCACCCTCACCCGGACGGTCAATCCTTCATCTACAACATTTTTCTTCATACGAATACCTGCCCCGGGGGACGCCCCGGGAACGCATTAG
- a CDS encoding WLM domain-containing protein, which produces MPEQDALILSFSHLPDFPRAPDALQTLKKVASLVKPIMRVRGWKVRELAEFYPDQANLLGQRLGGSGPSIGSDIRRTIVGAIERRNTTLQGCGNTNHNDREIQQISETATKNGFRTQAEEDAANEAAIAQALWELVQEEERQRTRNETSIDTKARDSATSCVCAGAPTSSATGLDMRSTLTWLTTYKQSKRRGIESLCGSHTGGMHPAHVKTKMRHDMESFSGTNELPSSYTRATLLLSRYEVERRLVAF; this is translated from the exons ATGCCAGAACAAGATGCTCTTATTCTATCATTCTCACATTTACCGGATTTTCCGCGCGCTCCCGATGCTCTCCAAACGCTGAAGAAGGTGGCCTCCTTGGTCAAGCCCATCATGCGAGTTAGGGGGTGGAAGGTGCGAGAGCTAGCTGAGTTTTATCCAGATCAAGCAAACCTCCTCG GCCAGCGCCTTGGTGGCTCTGGACCCAGCATCGGTTCAGATATCCGGCGAACCATCGTGGGCGCAATAGAGCGTAGAAACACCACGCTGCAGGGATGCGGTAATACGAATCACAATGATAGGGAGATTCAACAAATCTCCGAGACAGCTACGAAGAACGGCTTCCGTACGCAGGCCGAAGAAGACGCGGCTAATGAAGCTGCAATTGCGCAAGCTCTCTGGGAACTGGtacaagaagaagagcgcCAACG GACCAGGAACGAGACCTCCATCGATACCAAGGCCAGAGACTCGGCCACCAGTTGTGTCTGCGCCGGTGCCCCAACCAGCTCCGCAACGGGGCTGGACATGCGGA GTACGCTGACATGGCTGACAACTTACAAGCAAAGTAAACGGAGAGGAATCGAGTCATTGTGTGGATCGCACACGGGTGGCATGCACCCAGCACATGTCAAGACAAAGATGCGCCATGATATGGAATCTTTCAGTGGCACGAACGAGCTACCCTCGAGCTACACTCGAGCTACTCTGCTTCTGTCTAGGTACGAGGTTGAACGACGTTTGGTTGCGTTCTGA
- a CDS encoding hsp90-like protein, producing the protein MPPPEPVITSSHARDSGPVVSPLKTAVPSHKSSPPESRPSTGESGFNFDASPSPPEDSGPIRSDGAPSTTSSGRFFRENFKMGSGEGKRSHSASPFRISMPFITPGQLAFSAMQYLPVPILVLNNLKTVVLANEAMGRMLGMTNDSAEDNSYIAERLRGQSLSQVGIDMIQEGRPVWVGWEAFLDSLVLEMGANQTSKDAADMFGQGQGGEATPTPDSLAPPLPDHPTGPCLVKDAVVDVIISRKELGKPGFDPRAKGWGSDHQVYAKMIVTIWEIEDHQVYFTLTFTSTNSPPSQPTLGRKAVARPNMLEQADRKTISNSNPPSVSSSHDSSSPSFRVSPSAVSLSSSPFPPMGPPSTAVHASSPSILQKMILMKDALLDNTEMPILAMWKDGSVTFPNRAARILLRQESDLEKSSDGFDLLPGWTVWDQDFERELDVSEYPISVLLRTETPFTNMRVGMIDHMNNKIVYDALGEAIRDDSTREFLAGVVTFRDITKMKEEIVEIKERDEERFKLICDTMPQLVWTTKPDGYHDFFNTRWYSYTGLTPEESMGLGWKHPFHPDDIPESARRWKHSLETGNPYVTEYRCRSKTGEWRWMLGRAIPQRNKETGEIEKWFGTCTDVNESIEAKLAARSTRQQLLSVLTHSQVTIFTVDTNLKLTMLEGALMWDSNGDDSAANQSTWFLGQNMYEVFNRLNPQLKTGERPKFLRPVEDILAGGKTEEVAEHGMDGHWYRTRFLPILGKKTKDAIVSNETRIEGVIGVIMDVSELKEKAEDLEEESREKKQAMANEAAAKEANRLKSQFLANIRTPITGVIGMAELLRDMELDGEQTEYVENIQRSANALLTVINDILDFSKVESGRLDIEEVQFSLSVIVTDVSKMLSFAAERKNLDFRSDISKEIERDLVVIGDPGRVRQIITNLLTNSIKFTNQGYVKFSVQKEKETSDSIVVKFIVEDSGIGIEEEVRKKLFQPFSQGDASTARKFGGTGLGLTICKNLLELMHGEMTLESALGNGTVATFWVPFSKPQNQRAPLVEIGSLPDRLQSEMSVSCHSSEFEQLLNTPPASGESSQFLTDKHKSPSRRLSVRTPPASDEELLPHAERAKIRVLVVEDNAINQQIATKTIMKLGFTVTAAWNGKDALEYMAAAQQGKHSKPDIILMDVQMPVIDGYKCTHLLRHHLPYKAYVQDVPIVAMTASAIQGDKEKCTRAGMDDYLAKPVKSKTLERMLVRWSLMKRSQQTTYRESDGSMSDCSDTAAHCSNADIPGVAHDHPDPTPPDSTEAVAPSSRKREQSQETDRESRGDPVTPRPLTRNNSYEPSPFDSPNVAESIKPIRRSETDELALQAQQGKLMEAAGGKKLPRRGESFQTVVAGDSLTEENVEKLEKEEHKRRS; encoded by the exons ATGCCACCTCCCGAACCTGTTATCACCAGCAGTCATGCTCGAGACAGCGGTCCAGTAGTTTCACCTCTCAAAACTGCAGTACCATCCCACAAATCCAGTCCCCCGGAATCACGGCCTTCTACCGGAGAGAGCGGTTTCAACTTTGACGCATCACCGTCACCACCAGAAGATTCCGGACCTATACGCAGCGATGGCGCCCCGAGTACGACCAGCAGCGGCCGCTTCTTTCGCGAGAATTTCAAAATGGGGTCCGGTGAAGGCAAACGCTCACATTCAGCTAGTCCCTTTCGCATATCGATGCCTTTTATCACGCCGGGACAGCTCGCATTTTCCGCCATGCAGTATTTGCCAGTTCCGATACTGGTTTTGAATAATCTCAAGACTGTGGTTCTCGCCAACGAAGCTATGGGGAGGATGCTTGGAATGACAAACGATTCGGCCGAAGACAACTCATACATTGCCGAGAGGTTGAGAGGGCAGTCCTTATCACAGGTTGGTATCGATATGATCCAGGAAGGTCGTCCAGTTTGGGTGGGATGGGAGGCGTTTCTGGATTCCCTCGTTCTCGAAATGGGCGCAAATCAGACATCAAAAGACGCCGCGGATATGTTCGGCCAAGGTCAGGGTGGCGAGGCGACGCCGACCCCGGATTCGCTCGCCCCGCCATTACCGGACCATCCAACGGGCCCATGCTTGGTTAAAGATGCTGTGGTGGATGTCATTATCTCCCGCAAGGAGTTGGGGAAGCCGGGATTCGATCCCCGGGCCAAGGGCTGGGGATCGGATCACCAAGTTTACGCCAAAATGATTGTTACAATATGGGAGATTGAGGATCACCAAGTCTACTTCACCCTGACTTTCACCAGTACAAATTCTCCACCATCTCAGCCAACACTGGGCCGCAAAGCGGTCGCGCGACCCAATATGCTGGAGCAAGCAGACCGCAAGACGATATCCAACTCGAACCCACCCTCCGTCAGTTCCAGCCACGACTCGAGCTCACCATCTTTCCGCGTTAGCCCGAGCGCTGTGTCGCTCTCATCGAGTCCGTTCCCGCCGATGGGTCCGCCTTCCACTGCCGTCCATGCGAGCTCGCCCTCGATTCTGCAGAAGATGATTCTTATGAAAGACGCCTTGCTCGACAATACGGAAATGCCCATCCTTGCGATGTGGAAGGATGGCAGCGTGACATTCCCGAATCGCGCCGCTCGAATACTATTACGGCAAGAAAGCGACCTGGAAAAATCATCAGACGGGTTCGATTTGCTACCGGGTTGGACAGTTTGGGACCAGGACTTTGAGAGAGAGTTGGATGTGAGCGAGTATCCCATTTCGGTACTGCTCAGAACAGAGACGCCTTTCACCAACATGCGCGTTGGTATGATTGACCATATGAATAACAAGATTGTCTACGACGCACTCGGGGAGGCCATCCGAGATGACAGCACCCGAGAATTCCTGGCCGGCGTCGTCACCTTTAGAGATATCACCAAGATGAAGGAAGAAATCGTCGAGATCAAGGAGAGAGACGAGGAACGCTTCAAGCTGATATGCGATACCATGCCCCAGCTTGTCTGGACGACTAAACCAGATGGTTATCACGACTTTTTCAACACTAGGTGGTACTCATACACGGGCCTCACTCCCGAGGAGTCAATGGGCTTGGGATGGAAGCATCCATTTCACCCGGACGATATACCGGAAAGTGCTAGGCGATGGAAGCATTCTTTGGAAACCGGCAACCCTTACGTGACGGAGTACCGATGCCGCAGCAAGACCGGCGAATGGAGGTGGATGTTGGGCAGAGCTATACCACAGAGAAACAAAGAGACAGGCGAGATAGAAAAGTGGTTTGGAACTTGCACCGACGTCAACGAAAGCATCGAGGCCAAACTCGCTGCTAGGAGTACCCGACAGCAGCTACTGAGCGTTCTTACGCATTCTCAGGTCACCATCTTTACTGTCGACACTAACCTGAAACTCACCATGTTGGAAGGTGCGTTGATGTGGGACAGCAATGGCGATGACAGCGCCGCAAACCAATCGACTTGGTTCCTCGGCCAAAACATGTACGAGGTCTTCAACCGACTCAACCCCCAGCTCAAGACTGGGGAACGCCCCAAATTCCTCCGCCCCGTCGAAGATATCTTGGCTGGCGGAAAGACGGAAGAGGTGGCGGAGCACGGCATGGATGGACACTGGTACCGGACGAGATTCTTGCCTATTCTCGGCAAAAAGACAAAGGATGCTATCGTGAGCAACGAGACACGCATCGAAGGCGTCATCGGAGTCATCATGGACGTGAGTGAGCTCAAGGAAAAGGCTGAAGATTTGGAAGAGGAATCTCGTGAGAAGAAACAGGCGATGGCGAACGAGGCGGCCGCAAAGGAAGCAAACAGGCTCAAGAGCCAGTTCCTCGCCAAC ATCCGAACTCCCATTACTGGCGTCATCGGAATGGCCGAGTTGTTGAGGGATATGGAACTTGACGGCGAACAGACCGAATACGTCGAAAATATCCAGAGGTCGGCAAATGCTCTCTTGACGGTCATCAACGATATCCTCGATTTCTCAAAGGTCGAATCCGGACGTCTCGATATCGAAGAAGTCCAGTTTTCCCTCTCAGTCATTGTTACGGATGTCAGTAAGATGCTGAGTTTTGCTGCAGAGCGAAAGAATCTGGACTTCCGATCCGACATATCGAAAGAAATCGAGAGGGACCTGGTTGTCATTGGTGACCCCGGTCGTGTACGCCAGATCATTACGAATCTTTTGACCAACAGCATCAAATTCACCAACCAAGGTTACGTCAAGTTTTCGGtgcagaaggagaaggagacgtCGGACAGCATTGTCGTCAAATTCATCGTTGAGGACAGCGGTATCGGAATTGAGGAGGAGGTGCGGAAGAAGCTATTCCAGCCTTTCAGCCAGGGGGATGCCTCGACAGCGAGAAAGTTTGGTGGCACGGGTTTGGGCCTGACGATCTGCAAGAACCTTCTCGAGTTGATGCATGGAGAAATGACGCTAGAATCCGCCCTGGGCAACGGAACAGTGGCAACATTCTGGGTTCCCTTCAGCAAGCCCCAAAACCAAAGGGCACCGCTTGTCGAGATTGGTTCTCTTCCGGACAGGCTGCAGTCTGAAATGAGCGTCTCTTGCCACAGTTCCGAGTTTGAACAGCTTCTGAACACGCCGCCCGCCTCTGGAGAGTCCTCGCAATTCCTAACCGACAAACACAAATCCCCATCACGACGACTCTCGGTACGGACACCGCCGGCTTCGGACGAGGAGTTGTTGCCACATGCTGAACGTGCCAAAATCCGCGTCCTTGTCGTCGAGGACAA TGCGATTAACCAGCAAATTGCAACCAAGACGATTATGAAACTTGGCTTTACGGTGACAGCAGCATGGAACGGAAAAGACGCCCTCGAATACATGGCGGCAGCCCAACAAGGCAAGCACAGCAAGCCGGATATCATACTGATGGACGTCCAAATGCCAGTCATTGATGGCTACAAGTGTACGCATCTCCTGCGCCACCACCTACCGTACAAGGCCTACGTACAAGATGTACCAATTGTGGCGATGACGGCATCAGCGATTCAAGGCGACAAGGAGAAGTGCACCCGAGCAGGAATGGACGATTATCTCGCCAAGCCAGTCAAGAGCAAGACGCTGGAAAGGATGCTTGTCCGATGGAGCTTGATGAAGAGGTCGCAACAAACAACATATAGGGAATCAGATGGGTCCATGTCTGATTGCTCAGACACCGCTGCGCACTGCAGCAACGCCGACATTCCTGGCGTAGCACATGACCACCCAGATCCTACGCCTCCCGACTCAACAGAAGCCGTGGCGCCTTCGAGCCGCAAACGAGAGCAAAGCCAGGAGACGGATCGTGAAAGTCGGGGCGATCCGGTGACACCCAGGCCTCTTACCAGGAACAACTCGTATGAGCCGTCACCATTCGACTCCCCAAACGTGGCGGAATCCATCAAGCCAATAAGGCGCTCCGAGACTGATGAGCTTGCTTTGCAAGCACAGCAAGGCAAGCTTATGGAGGCCGCCGGCGGAAAGAAGCTTCCGCGACGGGGAGAATCCTTCCAGACGGTGGTGGCCGGGGATTCCTTGACGGAGGAAAACGTGGAAAAGTTGGAAAAGGAGGAACACAAGCGGAGGTCATAG